The Rhodamnia argentea isolate NSW1041297 chromosome 7, ASM2092103v1, whole genome shotgun sequence genome contains the following window.
GGGGAAGTCATTGAATTCGAAAAGGGTAAGAGCGAAAAATGTAGATCAAGCTAAGATAGTTCTTCGTTGTTTTATGAAAATGTTGTGTTTCAACCTTTGAGATTTCCAAAGTAGTGTTCTTGCTATTTATAATCGTATGAAAGATTAAGTGTACACATTTGATATCATTATTTGAGTCATGATAGTGTAATAGGATCATTCGTTGTTATTGTAACTTATCTTGGTGATTGCTTGTGCACTTCCGCCAACGTTGTGGTTGTTAGTCTAGAGAGCGGATGTAGGGTTTGTGAATAAGCCAAATCACTATATATTGtcgtgtgcttttttttttacttctacacGCAGCGGATATATGTACATTAACACCAATGCATATTTCTAACATCTGATGCACCTCATTTCCAAGTTTTATTTGTTGATTTctgcaaatatttcaaaacaaactattcaccccctctaggttgtATATTTAGCCCCAACACATTTAAGAACTGTTTGCTTCATATTGATGACGGAGTATTTCATGTGAATTGGTGAGCTAGATACATGGGATTTCGATTTTATTTTAGGGATGGATTGGTAAGTGATATTTGAAACTCCAAATCAACACGAATTCTCTTTTTCAAGAAGTTGTAAAGGCATTGTTCCAAGCTTAATGTCTGCCATGCAAGCATGGAAACTTTTGAGGAAGGGTTTCTGTGGTTATCTAACTTGTGTAAAAAAAGACACGAGTAAGGATGTAGTAAAGTTGAAAAATGTTCCTATTGTCAAAGAATTCATGTATGTGTTTCTTGAGGATTTACATGGTTTACCTTTGGATAGAGATATTGAGTTTTGGCACCGTGTCGAATGGCACCGCCCAACCGAAAGACTTGAAAACGCAGCTCAAGAGCTTTTGGATAAGGGTTTCATCAAACCCAATGTTTTATCTTGGGGAGCTCCAGTCTCATTTGCGAAACAAGGAGGACGGTAGTATGAGGCTTTGCATTGATTATTGAGAACTTGACCAGGTGACGATCATTCCTCGGATTAATGATATACTTGATTAACTTCAAGGAGCTCATGTAGCTGATGAAAAGGGTATCCAGGGAGTAACTAGATAAGTTTATTGTGGTGTTCTTTGACGATAATCTTGGTGCATTCGAGAAGTTTGGAGGAACACAAGCATCACTTGAGGTTTGTTCTATAGGCTTCATGTGAAAAGAAATTGTATGCTAAATTCAGTAAATGTGACTTTTGGCTTGATCATATAGAATTTTTGGGTCGTTTGATCTCAAAGGATGGCACTTCAGTTGACCAAAAGAAAGTTGAAGCTGTTGTTCGGTGGAGTCGCGCTACAGTAACAAAAATGAGACGTTTTCTCACGCTAGCTAGCTATTACAGGCAATTAGTTGAGGGATTCTCTAAAATTGCTAATCCACTTGCTAGCCTAACTCAAAAAGGAGTTAAACTTGTTTGGTCAAATCATTGTGAATGCAGTTTCCAAGAATATCAATCATTCACATACTATCtcaaatgacaagaaaaaaaggtgTTAGTGTCAACTCCTTTATTGACTTACGTCAGGATCTAGTGGCTTCACGATCTATTATGACACATCTAAAAAAGATCTAGGTTGTGTTATTATGCACAATGATGTCGCATATGCTTCTGGACAGTTGAAATCGCATGAGAAGAGCTACTCCACTCATGATTTGGAGTTAGCACCACTTTTGTTTGCCTTGAAATTATGGCAGCACTATTTCTATGGTGAAAAATGTGAAGTGTTCACCGATCACAAGAGTTTAAAGTATATTTTTATCAGAAAGAATTAAACATGAGGTAGATAATATGGTTAGAACTTCTTAAGGATTTTGACTTATCTATCAATTACCCTCTAGATAAGGCTAACGTGGTAGCGAATGCCTTGAGTCGTAAATCGTTCGGAAACATTGCAGCACTACTCACTTCTCAGAAGCTTATTCTTGAGGAGATGAGGAAGTTGGGACTAGAGGTATTAGTGCATCAGCTCGATGCTCAGTTAGCAAATCTTCAAGTGCAATCGATTTTGATTGACAGAATTAAGGCTAAACGAATGAGGATTCTCAGTTGGGGAAAATCAGAGAAGACGTAGAAACTAGGGACAACCAAATTTTAGTATCCACATAGATGGGTCATTGAGATTTTGTGGTCTATTATGTGTTCTAGATGATTCAAAGTTGAAAAATGAGATATCAGGAAACTCTCAGCAACAGATTTTCGATTCATCCAAGAAGCACTAAGATGTACATGGATTTGAGAAGAAATTTATGGTGAATCAACATGAAGAAACATCGTGAACTTTGTCGATCAATGTCTGGCTTGCGAGGAAGATAATCCATTTGAAGTGCCTAAATGCTTAAAAGGAGCAAGAATCACGGCTGAAAGTCACGAGTTTTACTGATTCCAAGGTTAAACAAATACAGAAAGTCATCCCATTCCAAGGTCCTGTAATTTAATGCTGTGGGAGAAGACCTTATATTATCATGACGCCTCGTCAATATATGCCAATCAAACACCAATAGTTCTTCCTCTCTAGTGGCCTTCCTTTAGGCATTCCGACTATTTGTCTTGAATTAGAAGATCTTGTTAGATGCAAATTTGACCTAAACCATCTTCGAGAGACCTGAATTCAGCCATCTTTTACTTCAGTGGAGATTCTTCTCacagtaaaaagaaaacatggaatGAGATGAATTTCTTTCATAACAGGACGACGATACAATCTTTTACGCAAAACAAGAAggcaaaaaaattggaaatcgatCATTCATGTTACCGAAAGCATCAGCAAGAGACTTTCATTATCTGACTTATTCATCATCAGGTTCTAGCAGCTGATTCACTATTGAATCCATGGTGGGTCTCTTATTCCTGTCCTCCTCGACACATGACACGCCAATCTCAACAAGCATTCTTGCCTGCTTCCTGCTATATTGCCCTTTCAACCTCTTGTCCACCAAATCCTCGATCCCCAAGTCCTCTCCACATTgaatcctcctcttcatctctcGGATGAAGACCGTCAGCTCAGTTTCCTGCTCCTCGTTCTCTGCTTTCTTCACGACCCAATTTGAGAGCCGAACCCCCTTCACTATCTCCAGGACCATCACACCATAACTGTATACGTCGACCTTCGCCGTGATCGGGAGGTTCAGTGCCCACTCGGGCGCCATGTAGCCCTTCGTGCCCCTTATGCGCGAGAACTGCGAATTCATGCTGTCCCTCTGGAGCAGTTTTGCCAGCCCAAAGTCCGCAATCTTGGGCTCGAATGTCTTATCCAGGAGGATGTTCTCGGGCTTCACATCGCAATGGATAACCCACTCAAGGCACTCGTGGTGCAGGTAGGCCAGGCCTTTGGCCGTGCCAAGCGCGATCCTGAACCGATCCCTCCACTCGATGAAGTTCCCCGAGAACAAGTGCTTGTCCAGGGACTGATTCTCCACATACTCATAGACCACGAGCCTGTGCTTGCCCTCACAACAGAACCCCCACATCCTCACCAGGTTCATGTGATTTATCTTCCCAATTGTACTAACTTCAGCCCAGAAGACCTCCTCCTCATGGTACACATCTCCGAGTCTCTTCACGGCCACGGCCCTTTCGTCCGTTAAAACGCCCTTGTACACCGTTCCTGACGCTCCTCTCCCTATCTCGCCCTTGAAGTTCCCGGTCGCGTTCTTGAGTTCCTCATAGCTGAACCTCCTGAAAAGGCTCGTTATCGAGCGGTACCCGTCTTCCACTATGCTCTGCACATCACGCTTTCTAAAGAGAATCCACCAGCCCGAGAAAAAGATAAGTATCTCGGCCGTCCCAATCGCAGACGCGAACCAGTAGAGGTAGGTCCATCTCACCCTCTTACCTAGAGTGTTATATGTGGTAGATGAACCTACCGTTAATTGGTCTCGGGCTGCGGAGCATTCAAGATCGCTGCCTTTGCGAATCGGCTCCGAGGATGCCACCATGGAGATGGGCAGTTTCAGATGTAAATTTCCAGGAAAATTTGGGGCCGTCAAGCCGTTGAAGAGCGAGCTCTTCGTGTAACACCATCTTCGCGTTTCCCAGTAGATGAACCCCAAGCAGTTGCAGTCATCCAAACAGGCCTGCCTGCAGAAATTGAACGAGGCATTATTGTTGTAGACGGCGTCAAACCCGTAATAGTCCGTGTTGGGAAGCACCAAGAACTTCACGTCTTGAGACTTGGCGCAAGTGAAATTGAATTTGGGTTTGCAACCTTCGTGCCAGTCACTAGGCTCGCTCATCTCGTAACCAGGAGGGCATGTGCACTTGGGCTCAGGTGTGGACACACAAATCCCGTTCCTCCCACATATCCCATGCACCTCGCAGAGTAGCGCAAGCGCCTGCCACGTCACCACCCACGACCCCTTCTGCTTGTCCAGGCTGTAGAGCCTCAGGTTTCCGTCGGGGTCCATTGTTAGCCGCCTTTTGATCCCCCAGCCCCGGTCAGAAGCATTGAATTGAAACTGGTCGCTCGATTGAAAATGGCCTGTCTCGTCTAGGACTGCGATCCGGCTGCTGTTGTAATTCGTTCTCCCGTTCTGGAACACGTCTAAGTACGGGCTAGGCCAGTAGAGGCTGGATATGTCCGGTCCATCATACATCAACCTCAGCACATTGTCATTGTCGAAGTAGAGATTGAAATAGCCAGAGTAAAATGCTCCTGCTTTTAGAGATGACACCAGTTTCTTGCTCTTAGTGAGGAGCTGGTTTGGCAGCAGAGTATCAGTTGGATACTCAAAGCTTTGCCATAGAATTGTCCTATCAGGACTTCTCAGCACAAGGTTGCCTGTATTCAAGAGCTCGAGCGAATTGGCATTGGTGGAAGTCGTGTTGGTCTCCCAAACCACAGAACCATCCACGTCGGTCACGACCAACGCGCCCGTACCCCGGAGAGTGACCTTGGAGCGTTTACCATTGACAGGATTGTCCCGGTTGGCCGTCCAAACGACGGTCCTGTCCGAGGAGTCGGTGAACCAGATTGAGAACCAGTAAGCATTGCCTCCAAAGCCATAGAAGCCGCATGTGAAGGTCTTATCTGGGGATTTTAGAATGTCGGATTCATGTTCTTCAACAGATAGAGAAGAGCCTCTAAGCAAAACGTCTGAGCTTGCAAAGGAAGAACATATGAAAAAAACAATGAGTGAGACAAGAGAAAAGCTTGAA
Protein-coding sequences here:
- the LOC115734645 gene encoding putative receptor protein kinase ZmPK1, which gives rise to MKHKAITFSSFSLVSLIVFFICSSFASSDVLLRGSSLSVEEHESDILKSPDKTFTCGFYGFGGNAYWFSIWFTDSSDRTVVWTANRDNPVNGKRSKVTLRGTGALVVTDVDGSVVWETNTTSTNANSLELLNTGNLVLRSPDRTILWQSFEYPTDTLLPNQLLTKSKKLVSSLKAGAFYSGYFNLYFDNDNVLRLMYDGPDISSLYWPSPYLDVFQNGRTNYNSSRIAVLDETGHFQSSDQFQFNASDRGWGIKRRLTMDPDGNLRLYSLDKQKGSWVVTWQALALLCEVHGICGRNGICVSTPEPKCTCPPGYEMSEPSDWHEGCKPKFNFTCAKSQDVKFLVLPNTDYYGFDAVYNNNASFNFCRQACLDDCNCLGFIYWETRRWCYTKSSLFNGLTAPNFPGNLHLKLPISMVASSEPIRKGSDLECSAARDQLTVGSSTTYNTLGKRVRWTYLYWFASAIGTAEILIFFSGWWILFRKRDVQSIVEDGYRSITSLFRRFSYEELKNATGNFKGEIGRGASGTVYKGVLTDERAVAVKRLGDVYHEEEVFWAEVSTIGKINHMNLVRMWGFCCEGKHRLVVYEYVENQSLDKHLFSGNFIEWRDRFRIALGTAKGLAYLHHECLEWVIHCDVKPENILLDKTFEPKIADFGLAKLLQRDSMNSQFSRIRGTKGYMAPEWALNLPITAKVDVYSYGVMVLEIVKGVRLSNWVVKKAENEEQETELTVFIREMKRRIQCGEDLGIEDLVDKRLKGQYSRKQARMLVEIGVSCVEEDRNKRPTMDSIVNQLLEPDDE